The following proteins are co-located in the Acidicapsa acidisoli genome:
- a CDS encoding aldo/keto reductase translates to MEKRKLGSAGPDVPVICLGANVYGWTLPEAETFRQLDIALDAGLNFVDTADVYSRWAHGNIGGQSETIIGKWFAKTGKRKDVILATKVGMEMGEGKKGLKPAYIRQAVEDSLQRLQTDYIDLYQAHKDDAETPLEETLAAFDELIKQGKVRYIGASNYSGARLTEALEISSKHGFAKYVSLQPHYNLVERESYESDLLPVVEKYQVGVIPYFSLAAGFLTGKYRSKQDTEQAARGAMVQKYLNDWGFGVVAALDEVANAHGSTPARVALAWLLAQPGITAPIASATSEKQFADLVEATKLKLDAPSIQKLNEASMQKSLA, encoded by the coding sequence ATGGAGAAACGAAAACTGGGATCTGCCGGGCCTGATGTGCCGGTAATTTGTCTGGGTGCAAACGTCTACGGGTGGACATTACCCGAGGCGGAAACTTTTCGGCAGCTGGACATAGCGCTTGACGCCGGGCTGAACTTTGTCGACACTGCAGATGTCTATTCGCGATGGGCGCACGGTAACATCGGCGGCCAGTCGGAAACGATCATCGGTAAGTGGTTCGCGAAGACCGGCAAGCGCAAAGATGTAATCCTGGCGACCAAGGTCGGGATGGAAATGGGCGAGGGCAAAAAGGGGCTTAAGCCGGCATACATCCGGCAGGCGGTTGAGGATTCGCTGCAGCGCCTCCAGACCGACTACATCGACCTGTATCAGGCACACAAAGACGACGCCGAGACTCCTCTCGAAGAGACGCTTGCGGCCTTCGATGAATTGATCAAGCAAGGCAAAGTACGATACATCGGCGCCTCGAACTACAGCGGTGCGCGATTGACAGAGGCATTGGAAATAAGCAGTAAGCATGGCTTCGCGAAGTACGTCTCCTTGCAGCCGCATTACAACCTTGTCGAGCGTGAGTCCTACGAATCCGATCTGCTGCCAGTAGTGGAGAAGTACCAGGTAGGTGTGATTCCCTACTTCTCGCTCGCCGCTGGCTTTCTCACCGGCAAGTACCGCAGCAAGCAGGACACGGAGCAGGCCGCGCGCGGAGCGATGGTGCAAAAGTACCTCAACGACTGGGGATTCGGAGTCGTTGCAGCACTTGATGAAGTGGCAAACGCCCACGGATCGACTCCCGCGCGTGTAGCCCTCGCGTGGCTCCTCGCTCAGCCCGGCATTACCGCGCCGATTGCCAGCGCAACCAGCGAGAAGCAATTTGCAGATCTGGTCGAAGCCACAAAGCTGAAACTGGATGCTCCATCGATTCAGAAGTTGAACGAAGCCAGCATGCAAAAGTCTCTCGCATAA
- the tsaA gene encoding tRNA (N6-threonylcarbamoyladenosine(37)-N6)-methyltransferase TrmO: MFTPRPIGFVSSPYTDKAAIPKGLGARHEAEDVLKILPEFEVGLTNIEGFSHLMVLWVFDRSGGFDLIGKPPADDRPHGVFATRSPRRPNPIGLTVVELLRREGESLHVLGVDMLDGTPILDIKPYLSSIPLEKLRRGWLAEAEARNE, encoded by the coding sequence ATGTTTACACCACGGCCGATTGGCTTCGTGAGCAGCCCTTACACGGATAAAGCGGCAATTCCCAAGGGCCTTGGCGCCAGGCACGAGGCAGAGGACGTGCTCAAAATTCTTCCTGAGTTCGAAGTTGGGCTTACAAACATCGAGGGGTTCTCGCATCTGATGGTACTCTGGGTCTTCGACCGCTCTGGCGGCTTCGACCTGATCGGCAAACCGCCCGCCGACGACCGGCCGCACGGTGTATTTGCAACTCGCTCACCGCGCCGGCCGAATCCAATCGGCCTCACTGTAGTTGAGCTGCTACGCCGAGAGGGCGAATCGCTCCACGTTCTGGGTGTAGACATGCTCGATGGAACTCCGATTCTCGATATCAAACCCTATCTGTCCAGCATTCCGTTGGAAAAACTTCGTCGCGGATGGCTGGCGGAAGCTGAAGCTCGAAATGAGTAA
- a CDS encoding HugZ family pyridoxamine 5'-phosphate oxidase: MVPNESTTRQHAHTGPVAPQLPEPTHAERVQTLLSLVPTGTLSTLSRKHPGFPFGSLMPFALDSAGRPIFLISNMAMHTQNLKEDPRCSLFVGEPSSDGDALGAARATLLGHAEPVSEEELASVREQYLTRHENSRYWIDFSDFNFFRLEPVDLYYVGGFGVMGWVDSQDYERAAPDPLAQTAPGILTHMNADHVDAMILLARSYAGIEATEAAMTSVDRLGFSLRLKTNGGIKGARISFLREVATPQDTRAVLVEMVRQAKAGS; this comes from the coding sequence ATGGTGCCAAATGAATCCACAACCCGCCAGCACGCACATACCGGGCCAGTAGCGCCGCAACTACCGGAACCGACCCACGCCGAGCGCGTCCAGACCCTCCTGTCACTCGTGCCGACCGGAACGCTGTCTACTCTCTCCCGGAAGCATCCGGGGTTTCCATTCGGCTCATTGATGCCCTTCGCGCTGGACTCTGCAGGCCGGCCCATCTTCCTCATCAGCAACATGGCGATGCATACGCAGAATTTGAAGGAAGATCCGCGCTGCAGCCTCTTCGTCGGCGAACCGAGTTCAGATGGAGACGCACTTGGGGCCGCGCGAGCCACTCTGCTGGGGCATGCCGAACCGGTGTCAGAAGAGGAGCTCGCTTCTGTTCGGGAGCAGTATCTCACTCGCCATGAAAACAGCCGCTACTGGATTGACTTTTCCGACTTCAACTTCTTCCGCCTTGAACCTGTTGATTTGTATTACGTCGGTGGATTTGGCGTAATGGGCTGGGTTGACTCCCAGGACTATGAACGCGCAGCTCCAGACCCGCTTGCCCAGACCGCGCCCGGCATCCTCACTCACATGAACGCGGATCATGTGGATGCGATGATCCTGCTGGCCCGGTCATACGCAGGGATCGAAGCGACCGAAGCAGCGATGACTTCGGTTGATCGCCTGGGGTTTTCATTGAGATTGAAAACTAATGGCGGGATAAAAGGCGCTCGCATCAGCTTTCTTCGCGAAGTTGCTACCCCGCAGGACACTCGCGCCGTGCTGGTCGAGATGGTCCGGCAAGCTAAGGCGGGAAGCTGA
- a CDS encoding L-lactate MFS transporter: MQSSNRWGIAAAGILLQMALGAVYAWSVFQKALTRQFHWSASDVTLTFTICISVLGISSFFGGLWNNRVGPRTVALTGGFLYGLGVFLASFSADRLWWLYISYGVIGGIGLGFSYIVPVAVLVKWFPDRRGLITGIAVGGFGAGALVTAPLANRLIQSIGIMQTFAWLGIGFLVITMATGFVMQNPPAGWKPAGWKPSASQASQRAKSDYTLGGALKTWQWWALWLLLFLNSCAGISIISQEAPIFQELTKASAAVAAGMVGIVAIGNAFGRVFWAWVSDAITRRWTFVVMFVLQVALFWLLPSLTSVAIVTAISFVILMCYGGGFGTMPAFAADYFGSKNVGPIYGLMLTAWGAASAFGPLLIANLRQASGSYGGGLHVIGGIMAVSTLFPLFVSPPKARAQ; this comes from the coding sequence TTGCAAAGCTCAAATCGCTGGGGCATCGCAGCCGCCGGCATCTTGCTGCAGATGGCGTTAGGAGCTGTCTACGCCTGGAGCGTCTTTCAGAAAGCTCTCACTCGTCAATTTCACTGGTCCGCGTCGGACGTCACTCTCACCTTTACCATCTGCATTTCGGTGCTCGGTATCTCTTCTTTCTTTGGCGGTCTGTGGAATAACCGCGTCGGCCCGCGCACTGTGGCGCTTACCGGCGGGTTTCTATATGGCCTCGGCGTTTTCCTGGCAAGCTTTTCCGCGGACAGACTATGGTGGCTTTACATCAGCTATGGTGTCATTGGCGGCATCGGACTTGGCTTCAGCTACATTGTCCCGGTTGCCGTTCTGGTGAAGTGGTTCCCTGATCGCCGTGGACTTATTACTGGAATCGCCGTCGGCGGATTCGGGGCTGGAGCGCTGGTCACTGCCCCACTGGCTAATCGGCTGATTCAAAGCATTGGCATCATGCAAACTTTTGCGTGGCTCGGAATCGGATTCCTGGTGATCACCATGGCCACAGGCTTCGTTATGCAGAACCCGCCGGCGGGTTGGAAGCCTGCTGGCTGGAAACCCTCAGCCAGTCAGGCCTCCCAGCGCGCTAAATCAGACTATACCCTGGGCGGCGCGCTCAAGACCTGGCAATGGTGGGCGCTTTGGCTTCTTCTCTTCCTGAACAGTTGCGCCGGCATCTCAATCATTTCGCAGGAAGCACCGATCTTTCAGGAACTTACAAAGGCATCTGCGGCAGTCGCCGCCGGAATGGTCGGGATCGTCGCCATCGGTAATGCTTTCGGGCGTGTTTTCTGGGCCTGGGTCTCGGACGCCATCACTCGCAGATGGACCTTCGTGGTCATGTTCGTCCTGCAGGTGGCGCTCTTCTGGCTTCTTCCCAGTCTTACTTCCGTGGCCATCGTGACCGCAATTTCGTTCGTGATTCTGATGTGCTACGGAGGCGGTTTTGGAACGATGCCCGCGTTTGCGGCAGACTATTTCGGCTCCAAGAACGTAGGGCCCATCTACGGGTTGATGCTCACGGCGTGGGGCGCTGCGAGCGCCTTCGGTCCTTTGCTGATAGCCAATCTTCGTCAGGCGTCGGGATCCTACGGCGGAGGGTTGCACGTTATTGGTGGAATTATGGCTGTCTCTACGCTCTTTCCGCTCTTTGTTTCCCCTCCAAAAGCTCGCGCTCAATGA
- a CDS encoding DUF1641 domain-containing protein, translating into MAQPIALKIPPRDPKQELLTRLEQAPAEYAAALLDSYELLQQLHEHGVFTTVRGALEASDKLVEAASAGANSPEAIRIMRNGIILAKMLGSIDPEVLHGTCEAISQTFGNAKSVAYEPPSLFALFTALASRDLRRGMALISTLLKNLAYQLKIRTQSNRNH; encoded by the coding sequence ATGGCTCAACCGATTGCACTCAAGATACCTCCTCGCGATCCTAAACAGGAGTTGCTTACGCGCCTGGAACAGGCCCCGGCTGAATATGCCGCGGCGCTGCTGGATAGCTACGAGTTATTACAGCAGTTACACGAGCACGGCGTATTCACGACAGTACGCGGAGCTCTCGAGGCATCGGACAAGCTCGTCGAGGCGGCTTCGGCTGGGGCGAATTCGCCGGAGGCGATCCGTATCATGCGGAACGGGATCATTCTGGCCAAGATGCTGGGTTCGATTGATCCCGAAGTCTTACATGGCACGTGCGAAGCGATCAGCCAGACCTTTGGCAACGCAAAGTCCGTTGCGTATGAGCCGCCCAGTCTTTTTGCGCTTTTTACAGCCCTCGCGAGCAGGGATTTGCGTCGAGGCATGGCACTTATCAGCACATTACTGAAGAATCTCGCTTACCAGTTAAAGATACGAACGCAATCAAACCGAAACCATTAA
- the fdhF gene encoding formate dehydrogenase subunit alpha, which translates to MSSAPTILINGKTCKVKPGELLIEAINRAIADSGAALPQVCYHPRLGPIQTCDTCMVEIDGKLARACGTTAAEGMHVLTASPLADAAQREAFDRILGNHLLYCTVCDNNNGNCTVHNTTALLGVEHQTIPYKPKPYAVDMSNPFYRYDPDQCILCGRCVEACQNVQVNETLSIGWELDHPRVLWDGGAPIGESSCVSCGHCVTVCPCNALMEKPMLQHAGYFTGLPKQALNNMIDVVKGIEPELGYGAILQVSEIESAMREDRIKKTKTVCTYCGVGCSFDIWTQESKTERHILKVEPAHGAANGISTCIKGKFGWEYVNSQERLTKPLIREGNEFREATWDEVLTLVASKFTEIKTTYGPDALSFISSSKCTNEESYLMQKLARAVVGTNNMDNCSRYCQAPATTGLFRTVGYGGDAGSIEDIEKAGLVLIIGSNTAESHPVLATRVKRSHKLRGQKLIVADLREHEMARRADVFLHPNPGTDLLWLSAITRYILDNGLAKTEFLKQWVNGTDTYWKSLDSFTLEMASERCGIAVETLKQVAHMIAEADGVCVLWAMGVTQHSMGSDTSTAISNLLLATGNYMRPGAGAYPLRGHNNVQGASDHGAMPNYFPGYQKVDDPEIRAKFEKAWGVPLPPKPGLDNHLMIDAIHEGKLKSMYLFGEEMSLVDSNANYVADALAKLDFFVVQEIFFSETCRFADVILPASPSLEKEGTFTSTERRIQRLYQVFEPLGESRPDWKIIQEIANRLGANWNYQHPSEIYEEIAPLTPLMAGVTYERLEGYKTLQWPVAADGSDQPLLYTKEFAFPDGKARFYPVAWSEPTDQPDEEYDLHLNNGRLLEHFHEGNMTYRTEGIREKTPCAFVEVSPSLAGERGIQSGSWVQLTSRYGKVRVQTLVTDRVHDHELYMPMNSMDDMDEAVNRLTSSHTDTATHTPAYKETSVHMKVLASTTAAPAKSPLPKTNSRFGHPTPQRGVEVERKWKRADYRMPGQELVQIKTAGN; encoded by the coding sequence ATGTCCTCAGCTCCTACGATCCTGATCAACGGTAAGACCTGCAAAGTTAAGCCTGGCGAACTTTTGATTGAGGCGATCAATCGGGCCATTGCTGATTCGGGCGCTGCTCTGCCACAAGTCTGCTACCACCCCAGGCTTGGTCCCATTCAGACCTGCGATACCTGTATGGTCGAAATCGATGGAAAGCTCGCCCGGGCCTGCGGAACGACAGCGGCGGAAGGGATGCACGTCCTGACCGCATCGCCTCTGGCCGACGCGGCGCAACGTGAGGCGTTTGACCGCATTCTAGGCAATCATCTGCTCTACTGCACGGTCTGCGATAACAACAACGGCAACTGCACGGTTCATAACACGACAGCGCTGCTGGGAGTCGAGCATCAGACGATTCCATATAAGCCCAAGCCGTATGCAGTGGATATGTCGAATCCTTTCTATCGGTATGACCCGGATCAGTGCATCCTGTGCGGGCGTTGCGTAGAGGCCTGCCAGAATGTGCAGGTGAATGAGACGCTGTCGATTGGCTGGGAATTGGATCATCCACGAGTGCTGTGGGATGGAGGCGCGCCGATTGGAGAATCGAGTTGCGTCTCCTGCGGCCACTGCGTGACGGTGTGTCCGTGTAATGCGCTGATGGAGAAGCCCATGCTGCAACACGCGGGCTACTTTACGGGTCTGCCGAAGCAGGCGCTCAATAACATGATCGACGTGGTCAAGGGCATTGAGCCGGAGCTGGGATACGGGGCGATTCTCCAGGTTTCGGAGATTGAATCTGCGATGCGCGAAGACCGCATCAAGAAGACCAAAACGGTGTGCACTTACTGCGGCGTCGGTTGCAGCTTTGATATCTGGACGCAGGAGTCGAAGACCGAGCGGCACATTCTGAAGGTTGAGCCGGCGCATGGCGCCGCGAATGGGATTTCTACCTGTATCAAGGGCAAGTTCGGCTGGGAGTATGTGAACAGCCAGGAGCGGCTTACGAAACCCCTGATTCGCGAAGGAAACGAATTCCGCGAGGCTACGTGGGATGAGGTACTGACGCTGGTTGCGAGTAAGTTCACCGAGATAAAGACTACGTACGGTCCGGACGCGCTGTCTTTCATCTCTTCCTCGAAGTGTACGAATGAAGAAAGCTATCTGATGCAGAAGCTGGCGCGCGCGGTTGTCGGCACGAACAACATGGATAACTGCTCACGTTACTGCCAGGCTCCTGCAACGACGGGGCTCTTCCGCACGGTCGGCTACGGCGGCGATGCGGGATCGATCGAGGATATTGAAAAGGCCGGGCTGGTGCTCATCATCGGCAGCAACACCGCCGAGAGCCATCCGGTGCTCGCGACTCGTGTGAAGCGTTCGCACAAGCTGCGCGGGCAGAAGCTCATTGTTGCCGATCTGCGCGAGCATGAAATGGCGCGGCGCGCCGATGTGTTCCTGCATCCCAACCCTGGCACCGATCTGCTCTGGCTCTCTGCAATTACGCGCTACATTCTCGATAACGGACTGGCCAAGACTGAGTTCCTGAAGCAGTGGGTCAACGGTACAGACACTTATTGGAAGAGCCTCGATAGTTTCACGTTGGAGATGGCCAGCGAGCGCTGCGGTATTGCTGTCGAGACACTCAAGCAGGTGGCGCACATGATCGCCGAAGCCGATGGCGTTTGCGTGCTGTGGGCGATGGGAGTTACGCAGCACTCGATGGGGTCGGATACTTCGACGGCTATCTCGAACTTACTGCTTGCCACGGGGAATTATATGCGCCCTGGGGCGGGCGCGTATCCGCTGCGCGGGCATAACAATGTGCAGGGGGCCAGCGATCACGGCGCGATGCCGAATTACTTCCCCGGCTATCAGAAGGTTGACGATCCGGAGATTCGGGCCAAGTTCGAGAAGGCGTGGGGCGTACCATTGCCACCGAAGCCGGGCCTCGACAACCACTTGATGATCGATGCGATTCACGAAGGCAAGCTGAAGAGCATGTATCTCTTTGGCGAAGAGATGAGCCTGGTGGATTCGAATGCGAATTATGTCGCCGACGCATTAGCCAAGCTCGATTTCTTTGTCGTGCAGGAGATCTTCTTTTCGGAGACCTGCCGTTTTGCCGATGTTATTTTGCCGGCGAGCCCGAGCCTTGAAAAGGAAGGCACATTCACGAGCACGGAGCGGCGTATTCAGAGGCTCTATCAGGTTTTTGAGCCGCTCGGAGAGAGTCGCCCGGACTGGAAGATCATTCAGGAGATTGCCAACCGATTGGGAGCGAACTGGAACTACCAGCACCCATCTGAAATCTATGAAGAGATAGCTCCGCTAACCCCGCTGATGGCGGGCGTGACTTATGAGCGGCTGGAAGGATATAAGACGCTACAATGGCCGGTGGCAGCGGATGGCAGCGATCAGCCTTTGCTTTACACAAAGGAGTTTGCATTCCCGGACGGCAAGGCGCGCTTTTATCCCGTTGCATGGTCGGAGCCTACAGATCAGCCTGACGAAGAGTATGATCTGCATCTCAATAACGGGCGTCTTCTGGAGCACTTCCACGAAGGAAATATGACTTATCGCACGGAGGGCATTCGCGAGAAGACGCCTTGTGCCTTTGTTGAGGTCTCGCCGTCTCTCGCGGGCGAACGGGGAATTCAATCGGGTAGCTGGGTACAGCTTACATCACGTTATGGGAAAGTGCGCGTACAGACGCTCGTCACAGATCGAGTTCATGACCACGAACTGTATATGCCGATGAACTCCATGGACGACATGGATGAGGCCGTGAATCGTCTCACCAGCAGCCACACCGATACCGCTACGCACACACCGGCATACAAGGAAACATCCGTACACATGAAGGTGCTGGCTTCGACAACTGCGGCCCCCGCAAAGAGTCCGCTGCCAAAGACGAATTCGCGCTTCGGCCATCCGACGCCACAGCGTGGTGTTGAGGTGGAGCGCAAGTGGAAGCGCGCGGATTACCGGATGCCGGGGCAGGAACTGGTACAGATCAAGACAGCGGGAAACTAA
- a CDS encoding LacI family DNA-binding transcriptional regulator: MAKRKASGPLPGQTISLRTLGEYLNLSPATISLVLNNAAGVRSIPQETRERVREAAKLFDYRPSFFARSLRKGQTFSVGVLVPDLSDGYAAQVLEGVEDVLLEEGYFYFTASHRRRQDLLEEYPRLLLSRSVEGFIAIDTALEHELPVPVVAVAGHRKISGVTNVVLDQTRAAQLILTHLHQLGHRKIAFMRGGSHSSDADERWECLMRAARDLKLAIRPEWLVQLELKISTPELGYVPTMELLNRRTNPADPDGQFTALVCYNDIAAIGAIRALRENRLRVPEDVSVVGFDDIQAAAFQNPSLTTVRQPLRNMGTTAAKILLRRIRAQGSDPEMVPVIPELVIRESTLPPKTSRSRKSRAREPLASSL; the protein is encoded by the coding sequence ATGGCAAAGCGCAAAGCCTCCGGACCCCTGCCGGGTCAAACCATCAGTCTGCGAACGCTGGGCGAGTACCTCAATCTCTCGCCGGCCACGATCTCTCTGGTCCTGAACAACGCCGCCGGCGTACGATCCATCCCCCAGGAAACACGCGAGCGTGTGCGCGAAGCCGCCAAGCTCTTTGATTACAGGCCAAGCTTTTTCGCACGTTCCCTGCGCAAAGGGCAGACATTCTCCGTCGGCGTGCTCGTTCCCGACCTCAGTGACGGTTACGCCGCTCAGGTTCTCGAGGGCGTCGAGGATGTGTTGCTGGAGGAAGGCTATTTTTATTTCACCGCCAGCCACCGACGCCGGCAGGATCTCCTGGAGGAGTATCCACGCCTGCTTCTATCCCGCTCCGTCGAGGGGTTCATTGCCATCGACACCGCGCTGGAGCATGAACTGCCGGTTCCCGTCGTGGCTGTCGCAGGCCATCGCAAGATTTCGGGAGTGACCAACGTCGTACTCGACCAGACGCGCGCGGCCCAACTCATCCTGACCCACCTGCACCAACTCGGCCATCGCAAGATCGCCTTTATGCGTGGCGGCAGCCATAGTTCCGACGCCGACGAGCGCTGGGAATGCCTGATGCGGGCCGCGCGCGATCTGAAGCTGGCTATCCGGCCCGAGTGGCTCGTGCAACTCGAGCTCAAAATCTCAACGCCGGAGCTTGGCTACGTTCCAACCATGGAGCTTCTGAACCGAAGAACAAATCCGGCGGACCCGGACGGTCAATTCACTGCCCTGGTCTGCTACAACGACATCGCCGCCATCGGAGCGATCCGGGCACTGCGCGAGAACCGGTTGCGAGTGCCGGAAGACGTCTCCGTCGTGGGTTTTGACGACATTCAGGCCGCAGCCTTTCAAAATCCCAGCCTGACTACGGTTCGACAGCCATTGCGCAACATGGGAACCACAGCCGCGAAGATTCTCTTGCGTCGGATTCGCGCCCAGGGGAGCGACCCTGAGATGGTTCCAGTAATTCCCGAACTGGTGATTCGCGAGTCGACCCTGCCACCCAAGACTTCCAGATCGAGGAAATCTCGTGCTCGTGAGCCGTTAGCTTCCAGCCTCTAG
- a CDS encoding S46 family peptidase, which yields MFTRFLSLLQRQAKPFLALSLTVAVATVTPILHAEEGMWTFDNPPLKLLKEKYNFVPTKEWLDHLRLSSVRLNDGGSGSFVSADGLLLTNHHVARGQLQKNSTAEHDYIRNGFYATTPDQEMKSPDLEVDVLESMENVTEKVDASGRGIAEETKALKARDAAIAAIEKESTDKTGLRSDVVALYNGGEYWLYRYKKYNDVRLVFAPEQQAAFFGGDPDNFTYPRYDLDMAIFRVYENDKPIHTDNFLKWNVKGAADGDLIFISGHPGSTQRQDTVAQLSMEREVVEPAAIAYFKHRIEVAQQYATQGPEQARQVATLIFGLQNALKAYVGRDEALNDKAVTAKKQAEETDFRSRIDANPEWKREYGNTWETISAAVGKQRPLFPGSIYRRTDSTLMRLALQIVQYVAEVKKPDGERLAAFHEAGLESLRYQLLSPAPIYPATEKLFMTSALTQGTEKLGKDDAYMQAVLQGGDPVAVSNALVDGTKLADPAVRKALLDGGEAAVAASTDPMIVVARRLDPIVRERNRMIHDEIESVLTPAEEKLGKARFLAYGKNAYPDATFTLRLSYGTVKGYPMNGTVAPPFTTFYGLYDRATSFSDKAPFDLAKHFADAQSKLNLATPIDFVSTGDIIGGNSGSPVVDRNGELVGLIFDGNIESLAGDFVYEGERNRAVAVHSAGMIEALRKLYGAGELADEIEGKRQE from the coding sequence ATGTTCACGCGATTTCTTTCCTTGCTCCAGCGGCAGGCAAAGCCGTTTCTTGCCCTTTCGCTGACTGTTGCGGTTGCGACTGTCACTCCGATTCTGCATGCAGAAGAGGGCATGTGGACCTTTGACAATCCTCCGCTAAAGCTGCTCAAGGAGAAATACAACTTCGTTCCCACGAAGGAGTGGCTGGACCATCTTCGGCTCTCAAGCGTGCGGCTGAACGATGGGGGATCGGGTTCGTTTGTGAGCGCGGACGGGCTGCTGCTCACGAACCATCATGTGGCGCGGGGCCAGCTCCAGAAGAACTCGACGGCCGAGCACGACTATATACGGAATGGATTTTACGCAACCACTCCGGATCAGGAGATGAAGTCGCCCGATCTTGAAGTGGATGTGCTCGAATCCATGGAGAACGTGACAGAGAAGGTGGATGCCTCGGGCAGGGGAATTGCGGAGGAGACAAAGGCGCTGAAGGCTCGCGACGCGGCGATTGCGGCTATCGAAAAAGAGAGCACCGACAAGACCGGGCTTCGCTCGGATGTAGTTGCGCTTTACAACGGCGGCGAGTATTGGCTGTATCGCTACAAGAAATACAACGATGTGCGGCTGGTCTTTGCGCCGGAGCAACAGGCGGCCTTCTTTGGCGGCGATCCGGATAACTTTACCTATCCGCGCTATGACCTGGACATGGCCATCTTCCGGGTGTATGAGAACGACAAACCGATCCACACAGACAACTTTCTGAAATGGAACGTAAAGGGCGCCGCGGATGGCGACCTGATCTTCATCTCCGGCCATCCCGGTTCGACGCAACGGCAGGATACCGTGGCTCAATTGAGCATGGAGCGCGAAGTAGTTGAGCCGGCCGCTATCGCCTATTTCAAACACCGCATTGAGGTCGCCCAGCAGTATGCCACACAGGGGCCGGAGCAGGCGCGCCAGGTTGCTACGCTTATCTTTGGACTGCAGAACGCCTTGAAAGCTTATGTCGGACGCGACGAGGCGTTAAATGATAAGGCCGTAACCGCAAAGAAACAGGCTGAGGAGACCGATTTTCGAAGCAGGATCGACGCGAATCCGGAATGGAAGCGCGAGTACGGGAATACGTGGGAGACGATCTCGGCAGCAGTCGGCAAGCAGCGGCCTCTCTTCCCCGGAAGCATCTACCGCCGCACGGACAGCACCCTTATGAGGCTGGCCTTGCAGATCGTGCAGTATGTGGCTGAGGTGAAGAAGCCGGACGGCGAGCGGCTGGCTGCTTTCCATGAGGCTGGCCTGGAGTCGCTGCGCTACCAGCTTCTGTCGCCCGCGCCGATTTATCCAGCTACGGAGAAGCTTTTCATGACCAGCGCGCTGACGCAGGGAACCGAGAAGCTGGGCAAGGATGACGCGTACATGCAGGCCGTGCTGCAGGGCGGCGACCCCGTGGCGGTTTCCAATGCATTAGTGGACGGGACGAAGCTTGCCGATCCGGCGGTTCGCAAAGCGCTTCTCGATGGCGGCGAGGCGGCCGTTGCTGCGTCCACCGATCCGATGATCGTAGTGGCCAGGCGGCTGGACCCGATTGTCCGGGAACGCAACCGCATGATCCACGATGAGATCGAAAGCGTCTTGACACCGGCTGAAGAGAAGCTGGGGAAGGCGCGCTTCCTGGCATACGGTAAGAATGCCTATCCCGACGCGACTTTTACGCTGCGGCTCAGCTATGGAACGGTCAAGGGCTACCCGATGAACGGCACGGTTGCTCCGCCGTTTACGACCTTCTATGGACTGTATGACCGCGCGACGAGCTTCAGCGACAAGGCTCCCTTTGACCTGGCCAAGCACTTTGCCGATGCTCAATCGAAGTTGAACCTGGCGACACCGATTGATTTTGTTTCGACGGGAGATATTATTGGCGGCAACTCCGGCTCGCCGGTGGTTGACCGCAATGGGGAACTGGTCGGGCTGATCTTCGATGGCAATATCGAATCGCTGGCCGGGGACTTTGTGTATGAGGGCGAGCGCAACCGCGCCGTTGCTGTGCACAGCGCGGGCATGATCGAAGCGCTGCGCAAGCTGTATGGGGCGGGCGAGCTGGCGGATGAGATCGAGGGCAAGCGGCAAGAGTAG